Part of the Candidatus Poseidoniia archaeon genome, CGCGGCGGACGCCTCGCGGTTGCCGTCAACCCCTGCCTTGTGGGCATTCAGCTCGAGGACGTTGCCAGGGACCTCGCCCTGCGGCAGGTGGTGGTCAACCACCAAAGCGGGCGCCTCAAGCTGCGCCAGCAGGTCCATGTAGCCCGATCCGAGGTCGGTGAAGAGCACTAGCGCGGGCGCCTCGCGGTTCAGCCGCTCGATGACGTCGGGCGCCAGCGAGAGGACATTGCTGAGGTGGAACCGCTTCCCGAGCCGCAGTAGCGCCTGCACCAGGATGGCTGACGAGGTGAGGCCGTCGCAGTCGTAATGGCCGATGATACGCACCGGCTGTCCGGTTTCCCGCAAGCGGTCGGCGAGTGGATGTGCCGCTTCCATCAACGGCTGCGGCATCGCCGCGGCGGGATTCACCCGACCAGCAGCTTGGCGTTGGCGAGCGTGTATTTCCAGTCGTCCGGCAACACGCTGTTGCGCTTGTAGTAGCGCACCAGCCGCAGTATCTTTGACTCCGTAAGCTGTAGCGCCCGCCGGTTGTGGACATCCTTGGTATTGGCCTCAAGGTGTTCGCCCAGCCGCACCGCCTTGCGCATCAGGTTCGCCAGGTCCTCAGGGATATCGGGTGCCAGGCCGGCGTCGCGCACCATGGCCGCGACCGCCTTGCCAGTCGCCAGCTTGACGCTGGGGGTGCCGTGTGAATCGCGTAGCCGCGTGCCGATTTCGGCCGTCGAAAGCCCCTCTTTCGAGAGCTTGCCTACCAGCTCCTCGACCTCTTTCGGTTCGGGAGCCCAGGCTGGGTGCTCGCTGCGGGGCAGCGCGCTGGAGCCGGAACGGCCTTTCCGTCGGGCATAGATTCGTGCCATAGCTGGAATGTGGGCGGCAGTTAGCCCTCTATTAAAAGACTCACACAGCGTAGCCGTAACTCCAGTAGAAAGCGAGCTCGTCGCCAGCGTAGATGCGATAGCAGAACCAGTCTAGCCAGCGGTAGTGGGTGCTGCTGACGATGGACTCGGGAATGCTGGCGCTGCCGGCTGCCTCGGGAAAGGCGAGGTTCACCAGCGAGAGACTGCGGTCAGCCGAGATGTTCTCGTTGAACTCGTTCCGGTTTTCCCACGTCCAGAGATGGTCGTGCTGCTCCGTGAAGAGCACGCGCCAGCCAAGGTATTCCAGCTCCATCGCGGCCGAGTCGATAACGCCCTGCGCCAGCGCATCGGCGTCGCGCGTTGCGACCATCTCCGAATAGGCGTCGACCCGTCGAGTGCGCTTAATGTCGTTGGCCTCGAATAGTTCGCCGTCGGCGTGCGCGCTGCCCCAGAATGCGGCGGCGATGGTCGGCTCGCGCACATGGTAGCTGTAGCCAGTCTCCGGCCGCTCCATGTGGTCGATGCGGTCGCGCAGGTCGACCGCGGCCGAGACTCCCGACAGCACGAATAGCGCCGCCACCAGCGCCGCCCGGCCATGACGGGATGGCAGTTCACGCAGCAGCATCTCGGCGCCCGGGCCGACCAGCAGCAGCATCCCGGCCAGTAGCAGATAGACAAGGTAGATGCGGTCGAGGGCGACGTAGGCGCCGAGCGCCAGCCACGCCAGCGCCAGCCAGATACCCAGCGCCGGGCGCCCCTGCTGAAGCGTGCCGCCAGCGCCGAGCAGCGCCAGCAGCAGCAGCGGCCCACCGAGCAAGCCATAATGCACCGCGAGGTTGGCGAACCGCACCGGCAGCGTTTCGCCCTCGAAAAGATAGACGCTGAAGAGGCCCTCCGACGGAGCGTAGAGCGTGCCGCCGAGGTAGGAGAGGTAGGCGAGGTAAATGCCAAGCCCGGCACAGAAGGCGACACCCTGCCGCGCGGCGCGCTCGCGGTCGAGCGCGCCCGCCTGCCAGCGACTGAGCGCCGCCGCGAGCGCGAACGCCAGCAGGAAGCCCGGCAGCAGCAGCCCCATGCGGTGGACCGCCGGCAGCGCCAGCCCCAGCGCCAGCGCCAGCGCGGCGAGCCGCTCCGGATGGCGGCCGTAGCGACGATGCTGGCTGCGTAGCAGCGCCCAGAGGAAGAGCGGCAGCAGCACTACCAGCAGGTAGCGCAGCGAAAGTCGCCAGAGTGCGAAGGTGATGAAGCGCGGCGCGACCGCGAACGAGAGCGCCGCCAGCCAGCGTGCCGACGGCGAGACGCCCAGTTCGCCCGCCAGCAGCCACATCCCGGCGACGCCGAGCAGCGATATGGCGAGCGAGAGCACCAGCGACGACCCTTCGAAACCGAGGCCCGTGGTTTCCTCGAAGGCGGCGGTCAGCGCCAGGTGGCCTCCCGGGGAGGTGCCGGGGTAGAGCCCGAAATACGCCGCGGGATGGAGCAGCCACTCCATTGCGCCGGCATCGCGCAGCGACGCAACCTGCACGAAATACTCGAAGCTGTCGCTGCCGGTCGGGCGAGGCGTCAGGGGCCAGCGTAGCAGCAGCGTCACCGCCATCAGGAGTGCGCCCGCAACCCGGGGGAGAGGCCGGCCCATGGCGGTGCAGCCAGCGCGTGCTAAAAGCGGCTGCTGCGCCACGCAGCCTTTCAGTCACCAGCGCTGCAACGCTTCTCAATATCATTATATAGGGTAAGCCGTCCTCACAGGCGACCTGACCGGAGGTTACGGTGGCTCTTCGAAAAAGACGTAATTTCGGACTGATTTTCGCATTGCTTTCAGCCGCACTCCTGACGGGCGGAAGCGCATTCGGGTATTCCGGAGGCGGTGACGCCGGCGGCGATGACTGGGCTGCTGACGTGATGCTCCATGGTTGCAACTGCCACAATCCCGACCAGAGCGGAACTGGCCTCTGGTCGCTCGAGAACTTCCCGGCGCGCTACGAACCGGGAGCGACTTACAACCTGACGCTCACGATTGCAGACAGCGGCGTCAGTGACGCTGCCGACCCGGCAGCGGCGGGCGGCTTCCTGATGCGCGTCACCAACGGCAGCTTCGAGGGCGGCACCGATTTCTGGGTGAACGACGATAGTCGCATGCTCTCGCACAACGCCGATTCGGATGACCAGCGCAACTGGACTGTGGCGTGGACTGCGCCCGAGGAGGGCAGCGGCGACGCAGTGCTGACCGTCTACTTCAACGTCGTCAACGGTGAGAACGGCAACGATCCCGGCGACGGCTGGACCCGGCTCGTAGCAGTCTCGCTCGGGACGCCGCAGGCGCTGGAGGACGAAGTGGGTATCCACGAACTGGGGGTCAGCCTGAAACAGTACTGGATTGGGCTTATCGGTATCGGCATCACGATGGTCTTCGTGCTGCTGGCGTACATCGTACTACGAGGGGGGAGCGCCAATTACCGGGGTTAACGAAATCCTCGAGCAGG contains:
- a CDS encoding 30S ribosomal protein S15, with the translated sequence MARIYARRKGRSGSSALPRSEHPAWAPEPKEVEELVGKLSKEGLSTAEIGTRLRDSHGTPSVKLATGKAVAAMVRDAGLAPDIPEDLANLMRKAVRLGEHLEANTKDVHNRRALQLTESKILRLVRYYKRNSVLPDDWKYTLANAKLLVG